CTCCGTCTTCGGCAAATACAGGGCGAAGCTCAAAACGCGCCCGGAATGGAAAAGGGAATCGATCAGCACGGGATTCCACAAACCGGGGGTCAGCTTTGGCAGGCTGCAGATCGTCATTCCCCCCTTCAGCGAAGGTTCCGTCTGGCTCGATAACACGGGCTGCTGGGAAGTCCATCACTTCAGAATAGACTGATGCGCGTACTGGTGCAGCGGGTCAGTTCCGCCCGGGTCGAAGTGGAGGGCAAAACCACAGGCCAGATCGGACAGGGGCTGCTTCTCTTCGTTGGTTTTGGCAGGGATGACCAGGCCGCAGTTATTCCCGCGGCGGTCAAAAAGATCCTGGAAATGCGCGTCTTCAGCGACTGCGCCGGCAAACTGAACCTTTCCCTCGCGGATGTGGGAGGCGCAGCACTGGTGGTCTCGCAATTCACCCTCTATGCCAATTGCGGCCGCGGCAGAAGGCCGGATTTCACCCCCGCCGCCCCACCCCAGCTCGCGGAAGAACTCTACAATGGGTTCGTGGGCCTCCTGGTACAACATTCAATTCCCGTCCAGACCGGGATTTTCGCCGCGGACATGCAGGTCTCCCTGGTCAACGACGGCCCGGTCACCTTTTTCCTGGAATTCTGAAACCCTGGGAACATTTTTTCCAGGTATGGCTCCCCTTATCATTACGCTATCATTACGGACTCACTACGGACTTTGTCCGTAATGAGTCCGTATTGACACCGTATTGATAATGGGAGCGACAGGGGTGTGAACAGGTTAACACCAAGGCAGGATGAGAGATACATCAATAGAGTGAGTATCGTTAGTTACTGTTGACATTATATGCTTGCGCAACAGTACAATATATGGTTCTCTTTAAAACCAAATGGCTCTCTTTCAAACTGAGTGGGTCAGGTTTTAATCAAAGACAGGAAGGGGGTGGCAAATTCCGCTTTGCCACAGCGGTCACAGACCGCTTCTGAAGGCAATCTTGCTGCCTTTGCCGCTTCTCCAGATCGGCAACCCGCTGCTTGTTCACTCTGGATATGACGCGCCAATCAACCACCCGCTTCGAAAAGGAGCCGATTCTATGCTGCGCAAAGAACAGTTATTAATCTGCGGGAAAGCGGCTACTTATAGTAATAGAGCTCCAGAGGAGTGTCTCCCAACCTTTCGCTGAGGGTGAAATAGCCTTTTCCATTGTGGTCCCAGGCCACCGCCTCTCCCTGTCCTTCAAGTTTGTAGGGCATGGATCTGTACTTTCTGCCCAGAGCTTCGGCAACGCTCATTTTGGGGCTCCGCTTATAACGGTAGACGGAGGTATAGGTCTTGACCAGGATGTATTTTCCCGCAGGGCAGATATCGGCCGCGGTAACCCAGTTGTAGGGCAGTCTGGCCACTTTCTGGGCCACATTGAGCAGGCTGTAGGATTGGGGATAGGCCAGCCTGTAAACTCCAGCGCTGGCATCGCGCTTGCTGATCACATAGAGGTCTCCGGTGAGCGGATCGGCAAACAGGGCTTCGGCGTCGCGGGGCCCATCTTCATAGGCATATTCGATGCGGTCGATCCTGGACACGGTGATCAAGGTGTCGTCGATGGCGGGCTCGGCAAACCGGTAAATAAATGAGGTGGTGTAGCTTGCGGCATTGTCGCCGATGTCTCCGACAAACACGTAGGACTTTCCGTCCAGGGGATCGACGCCCACGGCGATATCCTCCCAATCGCGGTTCTTGATCCCCTCCAGCACTATCTTGGAAGGCATCAGGGCGCGGTAATTGAGGATGTAAACGACAGCCTTGCCGCCGGAATCGTTGTGGGTATAGAGCAGGCCTGGGGTCTTCAGGCTGGCGGCGAGCCCGGAGGCTTCATTGAGGCACTCTTCCTCGACCGTGTCGTGCTGCATCGACCTGCCCGTGATCATCGCGCAGCCAACCGCGCTGAGGATCACCGCGGCTACCATAAAACCAAGAATTCTGTTACTGATCATGTGTCATTGTCCTCCACATTCAGATCCGGGAATTTTTCCAGGATGGGTTCAGGTTCAAGCTCAGGGGGCGTCTGGCCCTCCACCAGCAGGTCACCAGCGTCGACGGGGTCGCCCGGTTTGACCGCCAAAACAGGTTCGCCGGGAAAGGTGACGACGCAGGATCCCGCTCCAACGGCCATTCCGATGATCTTGCCCGCGGAATAATCCGCTTCCGGGAACCAGCGGATGTTTTTGAAGGCAAAGCGGAATGAGATCCGCTCTGCGCCACTTGCCAGATGCAAGACCCAGTCTTCCAGATGGCAGGTTCCGTGGGGGCTGCGGATCTCAACCCCATCGAACAGGACCTTGCGGATGCCGAGCAGAGTGAGCCCGCCTTCGCCGCGAACGAAATCTATCCTGCCCTGGATGGGAGAGAGGATGGCACCTTCAGTCGGTAGGGGGATGCGCTGTTTGAAGCGATGGCACAAACCTATGAAGAGAAACCAGGCGATGGCGACCAAAGCCAGTCCCAGGGCCCAGGAATAAAGATCATTGCGGGGAAAGGCTGCGTTCAGACCGATTGCCAGGGCAAGCAGGATGAGGGGCGGAACTTGTTTGCGGAATTGGGCGAATTTGATCCTCCGGAGGGCATCCGGGTCAGAAAGCAAATATCTGGCAGCCATGGCTCCTCTTCAGATAAAAGTTCTTTGCCTGATTAAAAACAGATGGTAAAAAACCAGTGAGTTAAAGTCTACTTGGTCGTTCTGGTCCAGGTTTCGGTGCGGCCCACCAGCGAAACGCCGATATAACCGCGCAGCTTGAGAGTGTTGGGGCCGGTCACTTCGCCTTTGCTGGAATAGGTGTTGCCGGATTTGGGATCGTAGATGGTGCCGTTGGCGAATTTGTTTCCGCCCTTGGAAACGAGTCCCTGGATGATCACGAGGCCCAGCAGTTCGCGGGATTGGAGTTTGGGATCTGGGTTTTTGTCGTCAACCTTGGGCTTGCCCTTTTCGTTGTTGGGCTCCTTCAGCCATACAATCTTACCTGAGTAGGTGTTGTTCGCGGTTTTGTAGATCTGGATCTTGCTGGTCTTTTCGGCATTGTGCCAATAGCCTTCGATGCTGTGGGCCTGGGCCAGCAAAGCCAGGGGCAGGAGCATGGCCAGGGCGATCAAAATGATCAGGATCGGTTTCATGTTTACCTCCATGAAGGTTTGGGTTATACTGCCGCGGGTCAGATGATGCCGCAGCGTTTATAGATGGCATCCACATGGCGCAGATACCTGTCGTAGTTGAATATGTCCCTGACCGTCTCGGCCGGGAGCAGGGCCGTGATCCGGGAGTCGGCCAAAACGTAGTCCACAAATGGCTTGCCGGATTCAAAGCAGCGCATGGCGTTGGACTGGACCAAGGCGTAGGCTTCTTCGCGGGAAAGACCGGCCTGGACGAGGTGCAGCAGCAGAGCTTGGGAAAAGACCAGGCCGTTGGTGAGTTCCAGGTTGGCCTTCATGTTCTCGGGATAGGCCACCAGGTTGGAAATCAGGCTGCAGCATTTGGCCAGCATGTAATGGGCCAGGATGCAGCTATCGGGCAAAATCACGCGCTCCACGCTGGAATGGGAGATGTCACGCTCGTGCCAGAGGGCGTTGTTTTCGATCGCGGCCAGGGCATTGGTGCGCAGAAGCCGGGCCAGCCCGCAAAGCTGTTCGCTGAGGATGGGATTGCGTTTGTGGGGCATGGCGGAGGAGCCTTTCTGGCCGCGGCTGAAGCTTTCCTCGGCTTCCTGGACCTCGGTGCGCTGGAGATGGCGGATCTCCAGGGCGATCTTTTCCAAGAGCGATCCGGTCAGGGCCAGCTCGCCCAGGAAAAAGGCGTGCCGGTCGCGCTGGAGCACCTGGGTGGAAACGTTTGCCGGCTCAAGGTCCAGGTATTTGCAGGCCAGTTGTTCCACCTGGGGATCGAGATGGGCGTAGTTTCCCACCGCGCCGCTGAATTGGCCGACGGCGATTGTTTCGATCGCGTCCTGCAAGCGTTTGATGTTGCGCCGGGTTTCCTCGTGCCAGAGGGCGAATTTGAGCCCGAAACAGGTCGGCTCGGCATGAATCCCGTGGGACCTGCCCATGCAGATCGTGTTGCGGTATTCGCGGGCTTTGAGTTTCAGGGTTTCCGCCAGCTTATAAAGTTCGGTGAGGATCAGTTCCCCGGATTGCTTGAGTTGCAGCGCCGTGGCGGTGTCCAGAATGTCCGAGGAGGTGAGGCCAAAATGGATCCAGCGGGCTGGTTCGCCCACGTATTCTGCCACATTGGTCAGGAAAGCGATGACGTCGTGCCGGGTGACGGCTTCGATTTCTTCGATCCGCTCAGGGCTGAAATCCGCTTTTTGGGAGATGGCCTCCCAATCGGAATCGGGTATGATGCCCAGTTCATGCATCGCCCGGGCGGCGGCGAGTTCCACCTCCAGCCAGCATTCATAGCGGTTTTGCTGGGTCCAGATGCGCTCCATTTCCGGCAGGGAATAGCGGCTGATCATGGTTGTGGCTCTCCTTGTTCCGGGAACATTTCTTCCAGGGTCTGGAGCAGGCCGTCCAACAAGGGTGAGGGCTGATTGGGAGGAAGCGGCGTGACCTGGGCCCTGCCATATCTGGTATGGTCCACCAGCAGTTCCAGGGAAGTTCCTCTGCCCATGCTGAACTGAACCTTGTCCGGATCGCCCCGCTTGGTGTAGGCGATCCTGATCTCGGAGCCGGATTTGGCGTCACTAATCCTTTCCAGGCGCATCCTGTCCGAAAACTCCAGTCGGGTGTTTTCCAAGTCCAGCCGGCCAGTGGCAATGATCTGGTTTCCATGGAGGCCGAGCAGGGAATCAGGATCGGCGAGCAGTTTCAGGTATTTGCCCGGATCGGGGGCGATCTGCGCGAAAGCCTCCAATTGAGGCAATAAGGAAGACCGGATGGCAATGTAATCACCCAGATAGACCGTGACGAGGGGGCTGGGATTGATGCCAAAAGCGCCTCCGTCCAGAATGTCCAGACGGGCTTCGTCCTGAGTCTTGCTGAGCACGAACATCTTGTGCAGGGTCAGGCCCGAATGGCTGGCCCGCACCACTCCTTCCGCAGTGAAATTCTGCCATTTGGCCAGTTCGGCCCTCAGCAGTGCGTCCTTGTCCGGGGGCTTGATGCCCGCGCAGCCCAGCAGCAGCAAGGCGGCCAGCAGCAGGGGGAGGAAAAGTGCTTTCCTCATCAAGCCTTAACCTCCGGTTTCTTGCGCTGGATCAGCCAGATGCCGACCGCCGCGGCTACGATCATCAGGAAACTGAGGATCTGCCCGATGGTCATGAATCCAAATAGAAATCCGTATTTATTATAGAGGTCAAGGTCGTCGGGAACCCTCACGAATTCGATCAGGAAGCGGAAGATCCCATAAAGCCCAATAAAGGTCCAGAACACGATCCCGTCCTTCAGCTTGCGTTTGAGCAGGATGAAACAGACCACAAAGAGCACCAAACCCTCCAGCAGCAGCTCATAAAGCTGGGTGGGATGGCGCGGATCGGGTCCGGCCCCCGGGAAGATAATACCCCAGGGCAGCTTGGTGACGTTGCCCCAAAGCTCCGCGTTGATGAAGTTTCCCAGCCTGCCCAGCCCCAAACCGATGGCTACCAGAGGCATCATGGGATCGGCGAGCCGGAAGAAATTGAGCTTCTGCTTCTTCAGGTAGATCCAGCCGGCGATGATCACACCCAAAGCCCCGCCGTGGAAAGACATTCCGCCTTCCCAGATACGGAATATCTCCAGCGGATGCCGCAGGTAATGGGGCAGGTTGTAAAACAGCACGTAGCCCAGCCTGCCGCCCAGCACGACTCCCAGCATCACGGAGAAGATGATGCCCTCATACTGGTCCCGGGTGATCTTGACGCCCTTGATCTTGAGCATCTGGCGGTAGAAGACATAGCCGATGATGAAGCTGAGGACATAGAAAAATCCGTACCACTGGATGTTCAGTTCCATCCCGAACAGGTGGAATCTCAGCATGGTGGGGTTGATATCAGGAAATTGCATCGCTTTGCCTTATCCTCTGCGGGTGATCTCATCGAGGCGCTTGACGACCAGGTCCGCGGCCTCTTCGGCATGGCCCTCGAATTTCTCGGTCTGCTTCTCATGTTTGGGTGTGAAGATGCTCAACACCTGGGTGGGCGAGCCGTTCAGCCCGATGTCCTTTTCATCCAGGCCCAGGTCGTCGGCGTTCCAGACCTTGAGTTCGACCAGCTTGGCGTTGCGTTTGCCCCGCAGCGAAGGCAGGCGGGGAGTGTTGATCTCTTTGACCACCGTAATGACCGCGGGCAGACGGACCTGGACCCGGTCATACCCGTCTTCCATCAGCCTTTGCAGAATTATCTTGCATCCCTCAATCTCTTCGATGTGGCGCACGAAGCAGGTCTGCGGGATGTTCAGATGCGCCGCGATCCCTGGCCCCACCTGAGCCGTGTCTCCGTCGATGGCCTGCTGTCCTGTCAGGATCAGGTCATACTCGCCCAGCTTTGCAATTGCCGCGGCGAGGGTCAGGCTCGTAGCCCAGGTGTCCGCTCCGGCAAAGCGCCGGTCGGAAAGCAAAACTATCTCATCCACACCAAGTGATACCGCTTCCCGCAGGATATCCTCCACCTGATGCGGCCCCATGCTGATCGCGGTGACGGTTCCTCCGTGCTTTTCCTTGAGGCGGACAGCTTCCTCGATGGCGTAGGCGTCGAAGGGATTGAGGATGCTCTCGACCCCCTCGCGGATGAGGGTGTTGGTGATCGGATCGATCTTGATCTCGGTGGTGTTGGGCACCTGTTTGATGCAAACGATCAGTTTCATAGGCCTTTTCCTTGGTAAAACTCTCTGATGGAGCCAGCGACATGCTGCTTCTGGGCGTCGGTCAGCTCCGGATAGATGGGGATGGAAAGCACTTTTCCGGCCAGTTCTTCGGCGACGGGGAAGTCCCCGGGCTTGTAATCCAGGCTGGCAAAGCATTCCTGCAGATGCAGGGGCAGGGGGTAATAGATGGCGCAGCCGACCTCGCGGGATTGGAGATGCCGCATCAGCCCGTCGCGGTCCTCGCAGGCCAGGGTGTATTGGTTATAGATGGAAACGGCCTGCGGAGCTATCCGGGGCGTGCGGATCTGAGGTATGCCCTGCAGCGCCGTGTCGTAAAACCGGGCATTGGCCCGCCGGGCCTCGCTCCAGCCTGCCAGACTATCCAGCTTGACGCTGATCACAGCAGCCTGCAGCGTGTCCAGCCTGCTGTTCAGGCCCACCCATTTGTGGTAATACTTGGGGTCTTCGCCGTGCACCCGCAATTGGCGCAATTTGGCAGCCAGATCGTCGGAATTGGTGAGGCACATGCCCGCGTCGCCCATCGCGCCGAGGTTTTTGCTGGGGAAGAAGGAGAGGGTCCCGATATCCCCGAAAGAGCAGCTCATCCGGCCGTCCCAGGTGCAGCCGATGCCCTGGGCATTGTCTTCGATCACCTTCAGTCCGTGCTTTTGGGCAATCTCCATGATCCGGGCCATGTCGCAGGATTGGCCAAAGAGATGCACCGGCATGATCGCTTTGGTTCGCGGCGTGATCGCTGCTTCGATCTTGTCCGGGTCGAGATTGAAGGTCTGGGGGTCGATATCCGCGAAACGCGGTGTGGCATGGTTCCTCCAGATGGAGGAGGCGGTGGCGAAAAAGGTGAAAGGAGTGGTGATCACTTCGTCGTTCTCGCCGATCCCGAGTGCCTTTACGGCCAGCACCAGAGCGTCCGTCCCTGATGCGCAGCCAATGGCGTGCCTGATGCCCAAATAGCCGGCCATTTTCTCTTCCAGTTCTTGCACCTGGGGTCCCATGATATAGTGATGGCTGGCGAACACCCGGTCCAAAGCGGAGCGGATCTCCGGCAGCAGAGTTTCATATTGCGCGTGCAGGTCCAGCAGGGGTACTTTCACAGTTCTCAAGCTCCTTAATTCGAGGTGATTGCCCGGACGCCCAGGAAAATGGTCATGACCTGGGTTGCGGCCAGCAAAACGTCTTTCACGTCGGTCCAGAATTCACGTTCGGTCCTTTCCGCCACGAAAATGTTATCCCCGGGATGGACCGGTATCTTGTCCGAAGGGCGGACCCAGTTTCCGCTGGCCATCCGGATGATCCGGGTTCCGCGCCAGCGCTTGTTGTTGGTGAAGCCGCCCGCTTCGTCGATGTAATGTTTCCAGGTTTTACCCTCGATCCAGGGCACCAAACCAGGATTGGCGACCTGGCCGCTGACCATCACCATGTCCAGCTTTTCCGGCACGAAGAGGTAATCCCCGTCCCGCAGGACCGGATTGCCCAAAGCGCCCTGTGAATCCCAGGCTTGGGAAACGTCGACGCTGTATTTTCCGGGGAATTGCCGCATCTTGTTGCTCAGGTAATGATATTCCAAGGCCGAGATCTGGGACAGGGAAAACTCTTTCAGGCGCTCGAACTCCGGATCGGGATCCTTGCTGTAGACCGAGCTGGCATAGATGGCCCGGCGCAGGTCCCCGTTCGCGGTTGGCCCGCCGCAGAGCAGCAGGATGTCGTAGAGCGTGGTGGTACCGTCGATCAGGTACTCGCCGGAGGCTTTCACGTTTCCTCCCACCGTGATCTTCCAGGCCCGCCGGAATTCGGAATCGCGGGGCACCGTAACCCGATCGGAAGCTTGCAGTTCGATATTATCGGTGCTGCCAGTCCTGAGGTCGATACGCAGCAGGTCGTGATCGGTCATGTTTTCCTGATAGCGGTAGATGCTGACCGCTTTGAGATCTGCCGCGGGCGTGAAACCCTGCGCCAGGTCAAGCAGGTCGGAAAGCTGGTCGCCTTCCACAAACTCATATTCCCCGGGATAATAGACCTCTCCCTGGATGGAAACCGAGGCGCGGACAGCTTTCACCCGGATCACGTCGCCGTCCCGGAGCAGGGGATTTTGGGTCAGATCGCCGCCGCGCAGGAATTTCTGCAGGTCGCAGGTGATGGTTTCCCCACCGCGCAGGATTTCCACGCTGCGTAGGGCCTGAAAATTGGCGTAGAGTGAATCCTGGGCCGCCTCTTTCATCTGCTGCATCAGAGCCACCTCACTGGCGCCGATCGTTTTGATGGCCGTATTGGCCAGGGTCAATACATCCGAAAGCCGGTTCACCGGAGCGACCTGATAGGTCCCGGGATTGGCCACGAAACCAGTCACATTCACCGAAATCACGGCCTGCAGGTCTTTGGGCAGAGTGATCTGCGCGGCCGCGAAGCACCACAGGCAGAGCAGGGCCAGGATCAACAGCTTAGTTTTCATAATACTCGATCATGCGCTGGATTATCGCGTCCAGCTTGTATTTGGGTTCGTAACCGATGTATTCCCTGATCTTGTCCAGCGAGGGCATCCGGTTCATCATGTCCTCGAAACCCTCTTCAAAAGCCTCTTCATAGCTCATATGCTCGATCTTGGACTTGCTGCCGGTCATTTCCCGCACCTTCTTGGCCAGGTCATCGATGGAGATGGATTCTGTGGTGCCCACATTGAAGATCTCGCCCGGGCATTGGGGGTTGGCCATCAATTTAATGAAGGCGTCCACCACGTCTGAAACGTCTGCGAAACAGCGGGTTTGTTTGCCGGAGCCGTAAACGATGAGGGGCTGGTCGAGCAGGGCGGCTTTGATGAATTTGGGCAGCACCATCCCGTATTGCCCCATCTGGCGGGGCCCCACGGTGTTGAAACAGCGCACGATCACCACCGGCAGGCGCTTTTCGCGGAAGTAGGCCAGGGCCATGAATTCGTCGATCGCCTTGCTGCAGCTATAGCCCCAGCGGCTGATTGAAGTTGAGCCCAGCAGCCGGTCGTCCCCTTCGCAAAAGGGAATGTTTTCGCTCTTGCCATAGATCTCCGAGGTCGAGGTGATCAGCACCTTGGCCTTGTGTTTATTGGCCAGTTCCAGAACGTTGTCCGTGCCCACGATGTTGGTCTTGAGCGAGAGCAGCGGATTTTCGATGATGTATTTCACGCCCACGGCGGCAGCCAGATGATAGACCTGGTCGACCCCGGCCATGAGCTTTTCCATCAGCTCGCGGTTCAGGATGTTGCCGATGGTATAGTGGAAATTGCCATTGTCCTTGATGCTTTCGATGTTTTCCAGGCGGCCCGTGGAAAGGTTGTCCACGATGCTCACCTGATGTCCGTCATCCAGGAGCCTTTCTGCCAGATGCGAGCCGATGAATCCGGCGCCGCCCGTGATCAGAACTTTCATATCTTCTCCAGTTTTCAACCGTTTATGTGCGAAGGCAGATAATTTTTGCCATCATGGAACACTATTTGTCACCCCTTATTTTGTCAATAGAAAAGAGGTTTCTGCCTCGATCCTCTCTCCGTCGGGAGTTGCAAAAATAATTGACAATTTTCCCAGATCGCACATACTGGCTTTTTATTAGACAACAGAGCATCGAGGTAGCGCACATGGATCTTATCAGATCACTTGGTTTTGACCTGAACAACAAGCTGTTTCTCAAAGTCCTGTATTCAATCCTGATAATCCTCATTCTGTCAATATTGAGGTGGATCCTCACCCGGATGATCCTGAAGCGGATCGAGGATCCCAAATCCAGGTTCAACACGCGCAAAACGATAGCTTACACCGTCATGGTGATCGGGATCCTCCTCGTCGGCCGGGTCTGGTTTGAAGGGATCAGCTCGCTCACAACCTATCTGGGCCTGCTGAGTGCCGGTATCGCCATCGCCCTCAAAGATCTCTTCGCGAATCTGGCAGGCTGGATCTTCATCATCTGGAGAAAGCCCTTCGTCACCGGCAACAGGATCCAGATCGAAAATCATGCCGGAGATGTGATCGACATCCGCCCTTTTCAATTCACGATCCTGGAGATCGGAAACTGGGTGCGGGCGGACCAAAGCACCGGCAGGATGATCCACATTCCCAACGGGATGATACTCACCTCGCCGATCTCGAACTATGACAGCGGATTTCAGTATATCTGGAACGAAATCCCTGTTTTGATCACATTTGAAAGCAATTGGCAGGTGGCCAAGAAAATACTCGATGACATCTCCACGGAATATGCCCGGGAAACAACTCTGAAGGCGCAACGGGAGATCGAGGAAACTGCCAGGAAGTTCTACATATACTACAAAAACCTCACCCCCAAGGTCTACACCTCCGTGGAAGACAGCGGAGTTTTGCTCACAATTCGCTATCTGACTTCGATCAGGGAGCGCCGGGGAAGCGCGGAAAAGATCTGGGAACAGGTCCTGGAAAGCTTTGCCGAACACAATGACATCGACCTGGCCTATCCCACGGCCAGATTGGTCGGCAAGCTCAATTAGGCCTTATCCTTAAACTGTCCTTCCGCCAAGGCGCGCAAGCCGGGTCTGGCCTGCTAAAACACTGTCCCCAAACGATCTGGCCAGGGAAGTCTCGATGTGTCTGAAGCAAGAAAACGGGCATCCGGTGGGACGCCCGTTTTTTTAAGGACTGAGTTATTGGATTTTAGGCTTGTGGATTAATCACCCAAATCCTGTATGTTTTCTTTGATTTCCTGGACGCCTTCAACCACTTTGTCACCAACGGTCATAGTGTCATCTGCAGCCGGTATGGTCTGCTCGATGGTGATATTGGTTTCACCAGCTGGCTGTACTTTGGCTTTGCAGGCTGTGAAAGCGAGCATGCCGATCAGCATCATGGCGATAAGTGCAAGTAATGTAATTTTCTTCATTTTGATTCCTCCATATTCGAAATCTAATTCTTCAGGTTTTTGTTTTCTTTGTTTTTGGGGAGATTTTCAGCCTTTCCCGGGGCTTTGTCATGAGAATCATGCCGGCCGCAAAGCCTTTGGCAGACTCTCTCACAGTCCTTATTCACAACTATTTGCATACACATATGAGTCATACTGGCACGATAGGGTTTTTTGGCAAGTACTTTCGAAAAACCAACCATGGCCCTCCTGATCATTACGCTATCATTACGGACTCATTACGGACTTAGTCCGTAATGAGTCCGTAATGACACCGTAATGATAAGGGGAGCGAGGTGGGGTTTCAGGAAGTTTTGGGGAGGAAAACAGGGCTATATGTTATTGATACTTAAGGCAAATGAATGCGGGAGAGAGGGTCATGCTCCAGATCAAGGCGGAACAGGGATAGTTTTCCGCTTCTCTGGCTTTCATTTATCCGGTCCGCGGGCTGGGCGGAACGTTCCAGATCAGTTCAGGATCAGAAGTTTTTTGTGGGCGGCCTTGCCTGCGGTCCCTGACAGCTGGA
This genomic window from Candidatus Syntrophosphaera sp. contains:
- the dtd gene encoding D-tyrosyl-tRNA(Tyr) deacylase — protein: MRVLVQRVSSARVEVEGKTTGQIGQGLLLFVGFGRDDQAAVIPAAVKKILEMRVFSDCAGKLNLSLADVGGAALVVSQFTLYANCGRGRRPDFTPAAPPQLAEELYNGFVGLLVQHSIPVQTGIFAADMQVSLVNDGPVTFFLEF
- a CDS encoding DUF2147 domain-containing protein, encoding MKPILIILIALAMLLPLALLAQAHSIEGYWHNAEKTSKIQIYKTANNTYSGKIVWLKEPNNEKGKPKVDDKNPDPKLQSRELLGLVIIQGLVSKGGNKFANGTIYDPKSGNTYSSKGEVTGPNTLKLRGYIGVSLVGRTETWTRTTK
- the purB gene encoding adenylosuccinate lyase; this translates as MISRYSLPEMERIWTQQNRYECWLEVELAAARAMHELGIIPDSDWEAISQKADFSPERIEEIEAVTRHDVIAFLTNVAEYVGEPARWIHFGLTSSDILDTATALQLKQSGELILTELYKLAETLKLKAREYRNTICMGRSHGIHAEPTCFGLKFALWHEETRRNIKRLQDAIETIAVGQFSGAVGNYAHLDPQVEQLACKYLDLEPANVSTQVLQRDRHAFFLGELALTGSLLEKIALEIRHLQRTEVQEAEESFSRGQKGSSAMPHKRNPILSEQLCGLARLLRTNALAAIENNALWHERDISHSSVERVILPDSCILAHYMLAKCCSLISNLVAYPENMKANLELTNGLVFSQALLLHLVQAGLSREEAYALVQSNAMRCFESGKPFVDYVLADSRITALLPAETVRDIFNYDRYLRHVDAIYKRCGII
- the lgt gene encoding prolipoprotein diacylglyceryl transferase, which encodes MQFPDINPTMLRFHLFGMELNIQWYGFFYVLSFIIGYVFYRQMLKIKGVKITRDQYEGIIFSVMLGVVLGGRLGYVLFYNLPHYLRHPLEIFRIWEGGMSFHGGALGVIIAGWIYLKKQKLNFFRLADPMMPLVAIGLGLGRLGNFINAELWGNVTKLPWGIIFPGAGPDPRHPTQLYELLLEGLVLFVVCFILLKRKLKDGIVFWTFIGLYGIFRFLIEFVRVPDDLDLYNKYGFLFGFMTIGQILSFLMIVAAAVGIWLIQRKKPEVKA
- a CDS encoding electron transfer flavoprotein subunit beta/FixA family protein, coding for MKLIVCIKQVPNTTEIKIDPITNTLIREGVESILNPFDAYAIEEAVRLKEKHGGTVTAISMGPHQVEDILREAVSLGVDEIVLLSDRRFAGADTWATSLTLAAAIAKLGEYDLILTGQQAIDGDTAQVGPGIAAHLNIPQTCFVRHIEEIEGCKIILQRLMEDGYDRVQVRLPAVITVVKEINTPRLPSLRGKRNAKLVELKVWNADDLGLDEKDIGLNGSPTQVLSIFTPKHEKQTEKFEGHAEEAADLVVKRLDEITRRG
- a CDS encoding DegT/DnrJ/EryC1/StrS family aminotransferase, which gives rise to MKVPLLDLHAQYETLLPEIRSALDRVFASHHYIMGPQVQELEEKMAGYLGIRHAIGCASGTDALVLAVKALGIGENDEVITTPFTFFATASSIWRNHATPRFADIDPQTFNLDPDKIEAAITPRTKAIMPVHLFGQSCDMARIMEIAQKHGLKVIEDNAQGIGCTWDGRMSCSFGDIGTLSFFPSKNLGAMGDAGMCLTNSDDLAAKLRQLRVHGEDPKYYHKWVGLNSRLDTLQAAVISVKLDSLAGWSEARRANARFYDTALQGIPQIRTPRIAPQAVSIYNQYTLACEDRDGLMRHLQSREVGCAIYYPLPLHLQECFASLDYKPGDFPVAEELAGKVLSIPIYPELTDAQKQHVAGSIREFYQGKGL
- a CDS encoding SLBB domain-containing protein — its product is MKTKLLILALLCLWCFAAAQITLPKDLQAVISVNVTGFVANPGTYQVAPVNRLSDVLTLANTAIKTIGASEVALMQQMKEAAQDSLYANFQALRSVEILRGGETITCDLQKFLRGGDLTQNPLLRDGDVIRVKAVRASVSIQGEVYYPGEYEFVEGDQLSDLLDLAQGFTPAADLKAVSIYRYQENMTDHDLLRIDLRTGSTDNIELQASDRVTVPRDSEFRRAWKITVGGNVKASGEYLIDGTTTLYDILLLCGGPTANGDLRRAIYASSVYSKDPDPEFERLKEFSLSQISALEYHYLSNKMRQFPGKYSVDVSQAWDSQGALGNPVLRDGDYLFVPEKLDMVMVSGQVANPGLVPWIEGKTWKHYIDEAGGFTNNKRWRGTRIIRMASGNWVRPSDKIPVHPGDNIFVAERTEREFWTDVKDVLLAATQVMTIFLGVRAITSN
- a CDS encoding GDP-mannose 4,6-dehydratase — protein: MKVLITGGAGFIGSHLAERLLDDGHQVSIVDNLSTGRLENIESIKDNGNFHYTIGNILNRELMEKLMAGVDQVYHLAAAVGVKYIIENPLLSLKTNIVGTDNVLELANKHKAKVLITSTSEIYGKSENIPFCEGDDRLLGSTSISRWGYSCSKAIDEFMALAYFREKRLPVVIVRCFNTVGPRQMGQYGMVLPKFIKAALLDQPLIVYGSGKQTRCFADVSDVVDAFIKLMANPQCPGEIFNVGTTESISIDDLAKKVREMTGSKSKIEHMSYEEAFEEGFEDMMNRMPSLDKIREYIGYEPKYKLDAIIQRMIEYYEN
- a CDS encoding mechanosensitive ion channel family protein, giving the protein MDLIRSLGFDLNNKLFLKVLYSILIILILSILRWILTRMILKRIEDPKSRFNTRKTIAYTVMVIGILLVGRVWFEGISSLTTYLGLLSAGIAIALKDLFANLAGWIFIIWRKPFVTGNRIQIENHAGDVIDIRPFQFTILEIGNWVRADQSTGRMIHIPNGMILTSPISNYDSGFQYIWNEIPVLITFESNWQVAKKILDDISTEYARETTLKAQREIEETARKFYIYYKNLTPKVYTSVEDSGVLLTIRYLTSIRERRGSAEKIWEQVLESFAEHNDIDLAYPTARLVGKLN